Genomic window (Longimicrobium sp.):
CAGCGTCTCGCCGCCCGCCTGGTAGCGGTTAGCGATCTTCAGCTCCTCCAGCCCGTCGAGCACGTCGAGCTTGGTCACCGCCAGCCCGGTCAGCCCGTTCACCCGCGCCGCGTAGCGCACGACGACCGCGTCGAACCACCCGCAGCGCCGCGGACGCCCTGTCGTCGCGCCGAACTCGCCGCCCTTCTCGCGGATCTCCTCCTGCAGCGGGCTGGGGAGCTCGGTGGGGAGCGGGCCCTCGCCCACGCGCGTGGTGTAGGCCTTCACCACGCCCACCACGTCGTCGATCATCGTGGGCCCGATCCCCACGCCCAGCCCCGCGCCGCCCGCCGTGGTGTTCGACGAGGTGACGTAGGGATAGGTGCCGTGGTCCACGTCCAGCAGCGCGCCCTGGGCGCCTTCGAGGAGGACGCGCTTGCCGGCGTTCAGCGCGTCCTGGATCACGCGGCCGGTGTCCACCATCAGCGCCAGCAGCCGCTCGCGGATCCCCATCACGTCGCGCACGAGGAGGTCGGCGTCGACCTTCTCGGTGCTGTCGAAGAGCGAGAGCTTGCGGTTGATGCGCTCGGCGGCGCGGCGGAGCAGTTCCTCGGCGCGCGCGGGGTCGCGCAGGTCGGCCACGCGGATCCCCTGGCGCGCGACCTTGTCCTCGTACGCCGGGCCGATGCCACGCCCGGTGGTGCCGATCTTCCCCGCGCCGCGGCTGGCCTCCGACGCACGGTCCAGCAGCTTGTGGTAGTAGAGGAGGAGATGCGCGCGGCCGCTGACGCCCACGCGCCGCTCGGCGTCGGGCACCTTGGCGCGGATCTCGTCCAGCTCCTCGAAGAACTGGAAGGGATCGAACACCACGCCGTTGCCCAGCAGGCAGACGCGCCCCGGGTGCAGGATCCCGCTGGGGATCTGGTGGAGGATGAACTCGTCGGCGCCCACGTGCACCGTGTGCCCCGCGTTGGCGCCGCCCTGGTACCGTGCCACGATGTCGATGCTCTCCGCGAGCACGTCGACGATCTTTCCCTTCCCCTCGTCGCCCCACTGCGAGCCGACGATCACCACGCAGCTACCTTTGCTCATCGCTTCCCGAAGCCGTTCCGAGCGAACCTGAAGTCATTCCGCCGACGCCATCGCCGAACCCGCGGACGGGCTGCAGGGATCGCGCCGGGCGCACGAACGCGCAGGCGCGGCCCCACATCCATGGGACCGCGCCTGACGCATCCTGTGCTGAACCTACGCGGCGGCGGATGCGGGTGTCAATCACGCGGCCTGCGCCCCTTCAAGGGTAGGAGCCGCATCGAAAGCCTTGACGTTCATATGTAGCCAATTATTCTGCACTCATCAACGGGCCACGCCAGGAGCCGACAATGAAGATTCTCGCCCTTTCCATCCCGCGCTACACCGCCTCGATCCTTTCGCTGCTCGTTTTTGCTGTGAGCGGCTGTGATTCGGCGCCCGTGCACCCGACAGCGCCGGCGGTGTCATTGCCTCTGAATGCCACCATTGAAAGCCGCTTCGCGAATCTCGTCACGGCGGCCCCGCGGATCGCGGTAACGATCTCCGCGAACGACGTCGAAATCCACGAGAGGCTGCAAGCGGGGAGTGCCCGGGAGTACCGGTTGGAGCCATCGTCCTCAGACGTCTCCACCCTCTCGACGCACGGTTTCAGCTCGCGATCGCGGCCCCGGGTTCCGCTGCGGCTCGACGAGGAAAGCCCCTGCAAGTTGAGGCCTGGTGTTTACGCCATCGTCGAGCCGACATCGGGGACGGTCGTAGGAATCCTGATCGTCTATCCTGACTGCCGAATGGAAGTGTACACGGGCTAGCCACGACGGAGCTGGCAAAAGCCAGAGAGAAGGAGAAGTCAATGAGGACAGGAACTCTCCGCTTCGCGATCGCCGCCGCAATCTCGTGCGCTCTCGTGGGATGCCGGAGTACGGATCAGGTCGCTCCACCGGCAGTGTCTTCGGACGTGAAGCACGCGGAGGCGGCGCGACTACTGAGCTCGTATCAAGGACGGGGAGAACCGGTACCCGTGTACATCGACGGCCAACGATACGTCAGTGGGAACGGCTCGGGTGGGTTCAACGTCATCGACCCGGACCGCATCGCCTCGGTTCGGTTGCTGACGGGGTCGGAAGCCGAGGCCGTGGCTGACGTCGCCGGCCGCAACGGCGTGATCTGGATCACCACGAAGCAGGCGGCGGAACGCCGGCACTGAACCAATCGATCCGCGAACGTGGAACGGCCTCGGGGAGATCACGCTCCGGGGCCGTTCTCGTGCTGACCTTGGGTTCGGCGCCTCACCGCGTGCGCTGATACGTCCCCACCAGTTCGCCGCGGGCGAGGATGTGGCCCTCCATCGCCTTCTCCAAGTCACCCTTGGTCGGCTCCTTCAGGTCCAGCGTGGTGTCGAGGGCGTAGAGCTTGTGGAAGTAGCGGTGGCGGCCCACGGGCGGGCACGGGCCGCCGTAGCCGGCGCGCTTCCAGTCGTTGCGTCCCTGCTGCGTCCCCGGCGGAAGGCGGCCCTGGCTCGCGCCCGCCTCCAGCCCCGTCGCGGACGGCGGGATGTTGTAGAGCACCCAGTGCACCCACGTGGTCTTCGGCGCCGCCGGGTCGGGCGCGTCGGGGTCGTCGACGATCAGCGCCAGCGACTTCGCCTCGGCCGGCACGGCGCTCCATGCCAGCGGCGGCGACAGGTCGCGCCCGTCGCAGGTGTGCACGGCGGGGATGGAGCCGTTCGCGCCGAACGCGGTGGAGGTCAGGGAGAGGGTCATCGGCGCCTCCGGGGCCCTGGGACGCTCGCGAGAACACGCGGGGATGGCGAGGCACGGCAGCACGATCACCAGTGCGCGAGCGATGCGACCTCCACGACGGCTCATCCGCGCCTCCCGACGGTGGGACGACAGCCTTCCAAACCGCCGCACGGATCGCGCCGGGCGACGCGAGATGGAGATCACCGCGCGAGCACGGTCCAGATCTCCGGGTCCTCGGGGCCGAGCACCCAGACGGAGATCCCGCGCAGCCGGTGGCGCTCGACGAGGCCGAGCTTCGCGCGGAAGCTGCGCGCGTTCTCCATGAAGATCCACTCCCACGTCCCCGCGCGGGCGTAGTGCGCGAACGGCACCTGCGCCTCGTCGTCCCACTCCAGCCGCGCGCCGTAGCGCTCAATCAGCGACATCGCGCGGGCGTGGGAGATCTGCTCGCTGTACGAGCGCGCCAGCTCGGGGGTGATGCGGTCTTCCTGCGACGTGTACCAGTGCTGCGCGCCCGTGGGAATGCCCAGCGACACCTTCTCCGCCGGTACGGAGCGGAGGACGTAGCGGATCACCTCGTCGTCCCAGTTCACCGCCGCCTGCGGGCCCGGCGGCGTGCGGCGCGTGTGCTGCGCGTACGTCATCACCGACACGAAGTCCAGCGCGGGCGCGATGGCCGGCAGGTCGTACCCCACGCGCCAGTTGGCGAACAGCCACTTCTGATACTGCG
Coding sequences:
- a CDS encoding adenylosuccinate synthase, whose amino-acid sequence is MSKGSCVVIVGSQWGDEGKGKIVDVLAESIDIVARYQGGANAGHTVHVGADEFILHQIPSGILHPGRVCLLGNGVVFDPFQFFEELDEIRAKVPDAERRVGVSGRAHLLLYYHKLLDRASEASRGAGKIGTTGRGIGPAYEDKVARQGIRVADLRDPARAEELLRRAAERINRKLSLFDSTEKVDADLLVRDVMGIRERLLALMVDTGRVIQDALNAGKRVLLEGAQGALLDVDHGTYPYVTSSNTTAGGAGLGVGIGPTMIDDVVGVVKAYTTRVGEGPLPTELPSPLQEEIREKGGEFGATTGRPRRCGWFDAVVVRYAARVNGLTGLAVTKLDVLDGLEELKIANRYQAGGETLDDFPGDLALLEDAKPEYESLPGWSEKTSDARRWEDLPEAAHRYLRRLEELTGVPIWYVSVGTRRDQIIHVAR
- a CDS encoding YbhB/YbcL family Raf kinase inhibitor-like protein, whose product is MTLSLTSTAFGANGSIPAVHTCDGRDLSPPLAWSAVPAEAKSLALIVDDPDAPDPAAPKTTWVHWVLYNIPPSATGLEAGASQGRLPPGTQQGRNDWKRAGYGGPCPPVGRHRYFHKLYALDTTLDLKEPTKGDLEKAMEGHILARGELVGTYQRTR
- a CDS encoding glycosyl hydrolase family 18 protein yields the protein MIGRFATSLAFAALLLVPRSPLDAQRAGERLFYMVDTQESWESFRRNVSRIDVVAPDGYKVDGDGVVWGDVDPRVLRLAREHRVRVMPLLVNQGFDQAILHAWLSNPDARRRSIESLVELCRRNAFWGIQLDVENVPLSDRDAFTQLVREASTALHGAGFRISAAVVHRPDELAGATQYQKWLFANWRVGYDLPAIAPALDFVSVMTYAQHTRRTPPGPQAAVNWDDEVIRYVLRSVPAEKVSLGIPTGAQHWYTSQEDRITPELARSYSEQISHARAMSLIERYGARLEWDDEAQVPFAHYARAGTWEWIFMENARSFRAKLGLVERHRLRGISVWVLGPEDPEIWTVLAR